Proteins co-encoded in one Trueperella abortisuis genomic window:
- a CDS encoding carbohydrate kinase family protein: protein MKEVVMVALCLGEALVDLIERVSDPGNVLERAGGSPFNVACGLARLEHETMLGSWWARDAHGALIEEGLANAGVAIMPASDGASRTTTAHATLDEHSNATYTFDIEWRLPAGATDQRADHIHVGSFGATEEPGASDVRAVLEANPQASVSYDPNVRPAIMAEPAVTVPLIEDIIARSTVVKASDEDVAWMYGEGAETEEGLDGVLTRWMELGPQLVVVTRGKEGAMGKWAGGKVSVPTWGTECVDTVGAGDSFMAGLISGLLDAGLLGRDRARLVEAEVDVVRAILERASKNAGITVAHAGAYAPTRTELNA from the coding sequence GTGAAAGAGGTAGTCATGGTTGCGCTGTGCCTGGGGGAAGCCCTCGTTGATTTGATCGAACGCGTCAGCGATCCGGGCAACGTGCTGGAGCGGGCAGGAGGCAGCCCCTTCAACGTGGCTTGCGGCTTGGCCCGCCTCGAGCACGAGACGATGCTGGGTAGCTGGTGGGCTAGGGACGCCCACGGCGCACTCATCGAGGAGGGCTTGGCCAACGCAGGCGTCGCGATCATGCCAGCTAGCGACGGCGCGAGCCGCACCACCACGGCACACGCCACCCTGGACGAGCACTCCAACGCCACCTACACCTTCGACATCGAATGGCGCCTGCCCGCCGGGGCGACCGATCAGCGCGCCGACCACATCCACGTGGGTAGCTTCGGAGCCACCGAGGAGCCGGGGGCGAGCGACGTGCGCGCGGTGCTGGAAGCCAACCCGCAGGCGAGCGTCTCCTACGACCCGAACGTCCGCCCGGCGATCATGGCCGAGCCGGCGGTGACCGTCCCGCTCATCGAGGACATTATCGCCCGCTCCACCGTGGTCAAGGCTTCGGATGAGGATGTGGCCTGGATGTATGGCGAGGGAGCCGAAACCGAGGAGGGCCTCGACGGGGTCCTCACCCGCTGGATGGAACTCGGCCCGCAGCTCGTGGTCGTCACCCGTGGCAAGGAGGGCGCGATGGGCAAGTGGGCCGGCGGTAAGGTAAGCGTCCCCACCTGGGGCACGGAGTGCGTGGACACCGTCGGCGCCGGCGATTCCTTCATGGCCGGCCTTATCTCGGGCCTGCTCGACGCCGGCCTGCTCGGTCGCGACCGGGCCCGGCTTGTCGAGGCAGAGGTCGACGTCGTGCGCGCGATCCTGGAGCGCGCCTCTAAGAACGCCGGGATCACCGTGGCCCATGCCGGGGCCTACGCCCCCACGCGCACCGAGCTCAACGCCTGA
- a CDS encoding methionine ABC transporter permease: MNIFLATSGSWFANPAIERGLWPAVLETVYMVGLSSLLTVIVGLPIGLILAETRKGGMIAAPTTNKIIGAIVNLGRAIPFIILAIIVLFLIRGINLPFLKATGWPAFTIALAVSAIPYFARMVESNVLAVEPGKVEAAQMTGAPAVRIMWDVLVREALPSIINSVTILVITIVGYSAMAGAVGGGGLGALAINQGYQRYQFDVIVIVVALILLMVQMIQWLGDMLSRMVDHR, translated from the coding sequence ATGAACATCTTCCTCGCAACCAGCGGATCGTGGTTCGCCAACCCGGCAATTGAGCGCGGCCTGTGGCCCGCCGTCCTTGAGACGGTCTACATGGTGGGGCTCTCCTCGCTCCTGACCGTCATCGTCGGCCTGCCCATCGGCCTGATCCTTGCCGAGACCCGCAAGGGCGGAATGATCGCCGCACCCACCACGAACAAGATCATCGGCGCCATCGTCAACCTGGGCCGTGCGATCCCGTTCATCATCTTGGCCATCATCGTCCTGTTCCTCATCCGAGGCATTAATCTTCCCTTCCTCAAGGCCACCGGCTGGCCGGCCTTCACCATCGCGCTCGCGGTATCCGCGATCCCCTACTTCGCCCGCATGGTCGAGTCCAACGTGCTCGCTGTCGAGCCGGGCAAAGTCGAGGCCGCGCAGATGACGGGCGCGCCGGCCGTGCGCATCATGTGGGACGTGCTGGTGCGCGAGGCCCTGCCCTCGATCATCAACTCGGTGACCATCCTCGTCATCACAATCGTGGGATATTCGGCGATGGCCGGCGCCGTCGGAGGCGGAGGCCTCGGCGCGCTCGCGATTAACCAGGGCTACCAGCGCTACCAGTTCGACGTGATTGTCATCGTCGTCGCCCTCATTTTGCTCATGGT
- a CDS encoding YczE/YyaS/YitT family protein produces MITERPLWQRWMWFLIGVAMGALGIAVVTKSALGTTPISALPLVFSYRFAPTFGVFTFVMNMAFILVQAAIYRKEWRAFQWLQILINFLFSAFIDLWMVALTRLEPEHLAWRCVLLAIGCAILGLGISIQVAPGILTVPGEGIVKAVGWRTKIRFGTVKIVFDTTLVVLAGISSLVFFGYLSGIGVGTVVSMFAVGLVVNWCNGHIGWLKTLGA; encoded by the coding sequence GTGATTACCGAACGGCCCCTGTGGCAGCGCTGGATGTGGTTCCTCATCGGGGTGGCGATGGGGGCGCTCGGCATCGCCGTCGTGACGAAATCTGCCCTGGGAACGACGCCGATCTCCGCCCTGCCGCTCGTCTTCTCCTACCGATTCGCCCCCACGTTTGGCGTGTTCACCTTCGTCATGAACATGGCCTTCATCCTGGTGCAGGCGGCGATCTATCGGAAGGAGTGGAGGGCCTTCCAGTGGCTCCAGATCCTGATCAACTTCCTGTTCTCGGCGTTCATCGACCTGTGGATGGTGGCCCTGACCCGGCTCGAACCCGAGCACCTGGCCTGGCGCTGCGTTTTGCTCGCAATCGGGTGTGCGATCCTGGGCTTGGGCATTTCGATCCAGGTAGCTCCGGGCATCCTGACAGTGCCGGGGGAGGGCATTGTGAAGGCGGTTGGGTGGCGGACCAAGATCCGCTTCGGGACGGTGAAGATCGTCTTTGATACCACACTGGTGGTGCTGGCCGGGATCTCATCGCTCGTCTTCTTCGGCTATCTGTCGGGGATCGGGGTTGGCACGGTGGTGTCGATGTTCGCCGTCGGGCTGGTGGTCAACTGGTGCAACGGACATATCGGTTGGCTGAAGACGCTCGGGGCGTGA
- a CDS encoding amino acid permease, with protein sequence MNEESQLQRGLTSGQVAMIALSGALGTGLFLGSGSVISYAGPATVISYALAGSLALAIVWALAEMVTVHPVPGGHGTVAAAYLGRFGGFVTRWNFAITMMVAVGAEVVASATYLTYWFPSLPLWLGTILCSVFIGALNMFSVHLYGSSEYWFSMIKVVAIVVFILLGLAVVAGLGGHDAVGARYLTEGGFLPKGVTGMLAAACMAVFAFGGIENVSVGAAESANPARDIPRAAHTMIWRLLIFYVGAILVVLMLQPWTETAAVAGTVEQSPFVKVLEITGVAGASHVMNAVLIVAALSAANGCLYSSSRMFHALAVDHEAPRFASRTNAKGAPRGAVALAMCGMALAAALAILSPGNVFMWLYGMATIGILVTWVMVMSTHLVFRRKRARAGLPLPVNRLWGSPVTNVVVLAASVAIFVSLYWLMPIAWYAGVPYILALSGGYWLLSRSRELPEPRDLLAESLAQAEATPENR encoded by the coding sequence GTGAACGAAGAATCCCAACTCCAACGCGGCCTTACTTCCGGCCAGGTTGCCATGATCGCCCTGTCTGGGGCGCTCGGCACCGGCCTCTTCCTCGGATCGGGCTCGGTCATCTCGTATGCCGGCCCCGCCACCGTCATCTCTTACGCTCTCGCGGGCAGCCTCGCCCTGGCGATCGTGTGGGCGCTGGCAGAGATGGTCACCGTCCACCCCGTCCCAGGCGGGCACGGCACGGTGGCAGCAGCCTACCTCGGCCGCTTCGGCGGGTTTGTGACGCGCTGGAACTTCGCGATCACGATGATGGTGGCGGTGGGCGCTGAGGTGGTGGCTTCGGCGACGTACCTCACCTACTGGTTCCCAAGCCTGCCCCTGTGGCTGGGCACAATCCTGTGCTCGGTGTTCATCGGCGCCCTCAACATGTTCTCCGTTCACCTCTACGGATCGTCCGAGTATTGGTTTTCCATGATCAAAGTGGTGGCGATCGTCGTCTTCATTCTGCTTGGCCTTGCCGTGGTAGCCGGCCTTGGCGGTCACGACGCCGTCGGCGCCCGCTACCTTACCGAGGGCGGCTTCCTGCCCAAGGGTGTGACCGGAATGCTGGCAGCCGCCTGCATGGCTGTCTTCGCCTTCGGCGGCATCGAGAACGTCTCGGTAGGGGCGGCCGAGTCCGCCAACCCGGCCCGCGACATCCCTCGCGCCGCCCACACCATGATCTGGCGCCTACTCATCTTCTACGTGGGAGCGATCCTCGTGGTCCTCATGCTCCAGCCGTGGACTGAGACGGCCGCCGTTGCCGGAACCGTGGAACAGTCACCCTTCGTCAAGGTCCTGGAGATCACGGGCGTGGCCGGCGCATCGCACGTCATGAACGCCGTGCTCATCGTCGCCGCGCTTTCCGCGGCCAATGGCTGCCTGTACTCCTCGAGCCGCATGTTCCACGCGCTTGCCGTCGACCATGAGGCTCCCCGCTTCGCCAGCCGGACCAACGCCAAGGGCGCCCCGCGCGGCGCCGTCGCCCTTGCCATGTGCGGGATGGCGCTCGCCGCCGCGCTCGCGATCCTCAGTCCTGGCAATGTCTTCATGTGGCTGTACGGCATGGCCACCATCGGCATCCTCGTGACCTGGGTGATGGTGATGAGCACCCACCTCGTCTTCCGCCGCAAGCGCGCACGGGCCGGTCTGCCCCTGCCCGTCAACCGGCTGTGGGGGAGCCCGGTGACGAACGTCGTGGTCCTCGCCGCGAGCGTGGCGATCTTCGTCTCGCTCTACTGGCTTATGCCAATCGCCTGGTACGCCGGCGTGCCCTACATCCTCGCCCTGTCCGGGGGTTACTGGCTACTCTCGCGTTCGCGGGAGCTACCCGAGCCGCGCGATCTCCTCGCGGAGTCATTGGCCCAGGCCGAAGCGACGCCTGAGAACAGATAG
- a CDS encoding anchored repeat-type ABC transporter ATP-binding subunit encodes MSVLTLRDVDVCLSGRTILTDVSLAVEPGEIMGLLGPNGAGKTTLMRAIMGLIPTARGTIERSGAPGYVPQRHDIAWNYPISVQETVMTSILARMRPWQWAKAEHWRAVYDALEMVGMIDLRERTLDELSGGQKQRVLIARALAPGPRVLLLDEPFTGLDHPTQDSLTDLFTSLSRAGVAILMSTHDLTQAVGMADRIALLAGTIRAVDTPDNLRDPQIWMETFAVRRNSALLRTIGLT; translated from the coding sequence GTGAGCGTCCTAACCCTGCGCGACGTCGACGTGTGCCTGTCGGGCCGGACGATCCTGACGGACGTATCGCTCGCCGTTGAACCCGGCGAGATCATGGGGCTGCTCGGCCCGAACGGCGCGGGCAAGACCACGCTCATGCGCGCCATCATGGGGCTCATCCCCACCGCCCGCGGCACGATCGAGCGTAGCGGCGCTCCCGGCTATGTGCCCCAGCGCCACGACATCGCCTGGAACTACCCGATCTCCGTCCAGGAAACGGTCATGACCTCCATCCTCGCGCGCATGCGCCCGTGGCAGTGGGCGAAGGCCGAGCATTGGCGGGCCGTCTATGACGCGCTGGAGATGGTGGGGATGATCGACCTTCGCGAGCGCACGCTAGATGAGCTCTCCGGCGGGCAGAAGCAACGCGTGCTCATTGCCCGTGCGCTCGCACCCGGGCCGAGGGTGCTCCTACTAGATGAGCCGTTCACCGGCCTCGACCACCCCACCCAGGACTCCCTGACCGACCTGTTCACCTCGCTATCGAGGGCCGGGGTGGCAATCCTCATGTCCACCCACGACCTCACCCAGGCCGTCGGGATGGCCGACCGGATCGCGTTGCTGGCGGGCACGATCCGCGCCGTCGACACCCCGGACAACCTACGTGATCCGCAGATCTGGATGGAGACCTTTGCGGTGCGCCGGAACTCCGCCCTGCTTCGAACCATTGGACTGACATGA
- a CDS encoding anchored repeat-type ABC transporter permease subunit, with protein sequence MSLIDFLADLANPQLAFLQRAMLVAILSAIICGAVGVHTVLRGMSFIGDALSHAVFPGIALAFAVGGSVLLGGAVAGVVVTLLIAAFAQNRKVGEDSVIGIFFAAAFALGLVIMAHIPTYTGSLESILFGSLTGVQPGDLTAIAFGAAAILAALALSHKKLVIVSLDRAYASSLGIRTGAVDVVLYLTIAAAVVMSVQIVGNILVLALLITPAATARLITDRLLPMMLIAPAIGATGAFFGIWASWVWDLPTGAAIVLILTGVFALVWALRAWPARRLRR encoded by the coding sequence ATGAGCCTTATCGACTTCCTCGCCGACCTCGCCAACCCACAGCTCGCCTTCCTCCAACGGGCGATGCTGGTGGCCATCTTGTCGGCCATCATCTGCGGCGCCGTCGGCGTTCACACCGTCCTGCGCGGGATGAGTTTTATCGGCGACGCGCTCTCCCACGCCGTCTTCCCTGGAATTGCGCTGGCCTTCGCCGTCGGCGGCTCGGTGCTGCTCGGCGGGGCGGTAGCAGGCGTCGTCGTCACTCTCCTCATCGCTGCCTTCGCTCAGAACAGGAAGGTGGGTGAGGATTCGGTGATCGGGATCTTCTTCGCCGCCGCCTTCGCGCTCGGCCTGGTCATCATGGCCCACATCCCCACCTACACGGGGTCACTGGAGTCGATCCTCTTCGGTTCGCTCACCGGCGTCCAGCCTGGGGATCTCACCGCCATCGCGTTCGGCGCGGCCGCAATCCTCGCCGCCCTGGCGCTCTCCCACAAGAAACTCGTCATCGTCTCTCTCGACCGCGCCTACGCTTCCTCGCTCGGGATCCGCACCGGCGCCGTCGACGTGGTCCTCTATCTGACGATCGCCGCCGCGGTGGTCATGAGCGTGCAGATCGTGGGCAACATTCTGGTGCTCGCCCTGCTGATCACGCCAGCCGCGACCGCCCGCCTCATCACGGACCGGCTCCTGCCCATGATGCTGATCGCGCCCGCCATCGGGGCGACGGGAGCGTTCTTCGGCATCTGGGCGTCGTGGGTGTGGGACCTGCCCACGGGCGCGGCGATCGTCCTCATCCTGACGGGCGTCTTCGCGCTGGTGTGGGCGCTGCGGGCGTGGCCAGCCCGTCGGCTCAGGCGTTGA
- a CDS encoding anchored repeat ABC transporter, substrate-binding protein: MHWLFAGATRNRGGLARSLALLVSLALAGCATPVEETAGVVATTPVVADLVRNVAGDAIDVVSLVPPSSDPHTYEPPLSMLRHVTRAKAAFSNGLLLENASIRSMVEANLPDGAPNVALGEESVAFGGYHIPLVEDQALDTVWLGLRVAGRYSDPGTVTFRATAFEGPGNISAFTTGVFGQPSIWLDSSNGLDGDELALPAGSHTHMSWGFTAPGRYRLTIEAVPDADMEAPAGPTEATIEFAVGVDPGPSALTSGHVDLYASGDLTLHGEDKGRSFERQPADVVVAVPHATRTQVPADPQWRFLGKAGQDAWVLAQAVIGKHVHGEIDPHMWLDVSNAIAYVEVIRDRLSAVDPAHADVFAANASAYIAKLERLDSWASQVLATIPGANRRLVTAHDAYGYLANAYGLTITGFASANPSLEPSAGALALLTATLRDLHVPAVFTEASTRSGAGELTSIADGLGISVCSLSSDSLTPEAPTYIDLVVDNTTTMKSCLDPTSYPAWKFEG; the protein is encoded by the coding sequence GTGCACTGGTTGTTCGCAGGCGCCACGCGTAACCGGGGCGGGCTCGCCCGCTCCCTGGCTCTCCTGGTCAGCCTCGCGCTGGCCGGCTGCGCCACACCCGTAGAGGAAACGGCCGGGGTGGTCGCCACCACCCCGGTCGTGGCCGACTTGGTGCGCAACGTGGCCGGCGACGCCATCGACGTCGTCTCCCTCGTTCCGCCCTCCTCCGATCCCCACACCTACGAGCCGCCGCTGTCGATGCTGCGTCACGTAACTCGGGCGAAGGCCGCGTTTTCTAACGGGCTGCTGCTGGAGAACGCCTCAATTCGCTCAATGGTCGAGGCGAACCTGCCTGACGGGGCACCAAACGTGGCGCTTGGGGAGGAGTCGGTGGCCTTCGGTGGCTACCACATCCCGCTCGTTGAGGATCAGGCGCTCGACACCGTCTGGCTCGGGCTGCGGGTCGCGGGCCGCTACTCCGACCCTGGAACCGTCACCTTCCGCGCCACCGCATTTGAGGGCCCGGGTAACATATCGGCCTTCACCACCGGCGTCTTCGGCCAACCCTCCATCTGGCTCGACAGCTCCAATGGCCTGGATGGCGACGAGCTCGCCCTTCCCGCCGGCTCGCACACCCACATGTCCTGGGGCTTCACCGCGCCCGGCCGCTACCGCCTCACGATCGAGGCCGTTCCCGACGCCGACATGGAGGCTCCCGCAGGCCCGACCGAGGCGACGATCGAGTTCGCCGTCGGCGTCGATCCGGGGCCGAGTGCTCTTACTTCCGGCCACGTGGACCTCTATGCCAGCGGCGACCTGACGTTGCACGGGGAGGACAAGGGCCGCAGTTTCGAACGCCAACCGGCCGACGTCGTCGTCGCGGTTCCACACGCGACCCGCACGCAGGTGCCGGCCGACCCGCAGTGGCGCTTCCTCGGCAAGGCCGGTCAGGACGCGTGGGTGCTCGCGCAGGCCGTGATCGGCAAGCACGTCCACGGCGAGATCGACCCGCACATGTGGCTCGACGTTTCCAACGCGATTGCCTATGTGGAGGTCATCCGCGACCGGCTCAGCGCCGTCGACCCCGCACACGCCGACGTCTTCGCAGCCAACGCCTCGGCATATATCGCCAAGCTCGAGCGACTCGACTCGTGGGCCTCTCAGGTGCTGGCGACGATTCCGGGCGCAAACCGGCGCCTCGTCACCGCCCACGACGCCTACGGGTATCTGGCTAACGCCTACGGCCTGACCATCACGGGTTTCGCCTCCGCGAACCCGTCGCTCGAGCCTTCGGCCGGGGCGCTGGCCCTGCTCACCGCCACGCTACGCGACCTGCACGTGCCGGCCGTCTTCACCGAGGCCTCCACGCGCTCGGGCGCGGGCGAGCTGACGTCGATCGCGGACGGGCTGGGTATCTCCGTGTGCTCCCTGTCCTCCGATTCGCTCACGCCGGAGGCCCCCACCTACATCGACCTCGTCGTAGACAACACCACCACCATGAAGTCGTGCCTGGATCCGACCTCGTATCCGGCATGGAAGTTTGAAGGATGA
- a CDS encoding methionine ABC transporter ATP-binding protein → MIELKGVTKVYPRKGAESVVALEDLSLTIMDGEIHGIVGESGAGKSTLIRCLTALEKPTSGSILVDGKDLTTLSGRPLRAERRRIGMVFQGANLFEARTAAENVAYPLKVSGTPRAEREARVAELLELVGLSDRGASYPAQMSGGQRQRVGIARALAIRPSVVLADEPTSALDMETTDQILDLLKNVREQLGVTILVITHEMGVVRKICTSATLLDAGRIVESSSIERALSDPESRLAKKLIPLPEVDPECVGTDTLIDIYFTSHPGIPTGSTVMSRVAELGADISAGLFESVGQMQVGRLALALPEHRVARALDAFAADGIHAEVRA, encoded by the coding sequence ATGATCGAGCTTAAAGGGGTCACCAAGGTGTACCCCCGTAAGGGAGCGGAGTCCGTCGTGGCACTCGAGGACCTTTCGCTCACGATCATGGACGGCGAGATCCACGGCATCGTCGGCGAATCCGGTGCGGGCAAGTCCACGCTCATCCGTTGCCTGACCGCCCTCGAGAAGCCGACCTCCGGATCCATCCTCGTCGATGGCAAGGACCTCACCACCCTCTCCGGCCGCCCTCTTCGCGCCGAACGACGCCGGATTGGCATGGTCTTCCAGGGTGCGAACCTGTTCGAGGCCCGCACGGCCGCTGAAAACGTCGCCTACCCCCTGAAGGTCTCGGGCACTCCGAGGGCCGAGCGCGAGGCGCGAGTGGCCGAACTCCTCGAGCTCGTCGGCCTCTCGGATCGCGGCGCCTCCTACCCCGCCCAGATGTCGGGCGGCCAGCGCCAGCGCGTCGGGATCGCGCGGGCGCTCGCAATCCGCCCCTCCGTGGTGCTGGCGGACGAGCCGACCTCAGCGCTCGACATGGAGACCACCGACCAGATCCTGGACCTTCTCAAGAACGTGCGCGAGCAGCTCGGGGTCACGATCCTCGTCATCACGCACGAGATGGGCGTCGTGCGTAAGATCTGCACCTCTGCCACCCTGCTGGACGCGGGTCGCATCGTCGAGTCAAGCTCGATAGAACGCGCGCTTTCGGATCCCGAATCGCGCCTGGCCAAGAAGCTCATCCCACTGCCCGAGGTGGATCCCGAGTGCGTCGGGACCGACACGCTCATCGACATCTACTTCACCTCCCACCCCGGTATCCCCACAGGGTCCACAGTCATGTCCCGTGTGGCAGAGCTCGGGGCCGACATCTCGGCCGGCCTGTTCGAGTCGGTGGGCCAGATGCAGGTAGGCCGGCTGGCGCTAGCCCTCCCTGAACACAGGGTCGCCCGCGCCCTTGACGCCTTCGCAGCCGACGGCATTCACGCGGAGGTGCGCGCATGA
- a CDS encoding choice-of-anchor M domain-containing protein — protein sequence MKRLTALTALIALAASAVATPALATTDDATGSTAVDPALTQRVDADEAVAPAGQRTVIDAGHVDMGPRIIDGQWQVLARDDTAASPTWRRTDDVVYRVADAARLDVPEGYEFVGGSQAWVIPQQEIAGVPWLGWNTQDPAVIDQVNGTVSIVFEGHEGPGTFTAFVQAGNFQGPEVLWDSTKALSQPISVELNTHTHVNWAFTEPGVHRVRLSYTATLNDGKTVGATAYVNVAVGSDTSVDDAWAAIAAAQPAQDSTPTGEAGATATTQTPTSDSAATEQGAHGTSTGVVAIAIAALALVAVVFFVVLRRRTSAAQSRALEDK from the coding sequence ATGAAACGACTGACCGCACTCACCGCGCTGATCGCCCTCGCCGCTTCGGCCGTGGCCACGCCCGCGCTTGCCACCACCGACGACGCCACCGGCTCCACCGCCGTCGACCCCGCTCTTACCCAGCGCGTCGACGCCGACGAAGCCGTCGCACCCGCCGGACAGCGCACCGTTATCGATGCCGGGCACGTGGACATGGGCCCGCGCATCATCGACGGCCAGTGGCAGGTCCTCGCCCGCGACGACACCGCCGCCTCCCCCACGTGGCGCCGCACCGACGACGTCGTCTACCGCGTCGCCGACGCCGCCCGCCTCGACGTACCCGAAGGATACGAGTTCGTGGGCGGGTCCCAGGCCTGGGTGATTCCGCAACAGGAGATCGCGGGCGTGCCCTGGCTGGGCTGGAACACGCAGGATCCTGCGGTGATCGACCAGGTCAACGGCACGGTCAGCATCGTATTCGAGGGGCACGAGGGCCCGGGAACCTTCACCGCGTTCGTCCAGGCTGGCAACTTCCAGGGCCCCGAGGTGCTGTGGGATTCGACGAAGGCGCTCTCGCAGCCCATCTCCGTGGAACTCAACACGCACACGCACGTGAACTGGGCTTTCACCGAGCCGGGCGTGCACCGCGTGCGGCTTTCCTATACCGCAACTCTCAACGACGGCAAGACGGTCGGCGCCACGGCATACGTCAACGTCGCCGTCGGCTCAGACACGAGCGTCGACGACGCGTGGGCGGCCATCGCCGCCGCCCAGCCCGCGCAGGATTCAACTCCGACGGGCGAAGCTGGTGCCACCGCGACCACGCAGACCCCCACCTCGGACTCCGCGGCAACCGAGCAGGGCGCACACGGGACGTCCACCGGCGTCGTCGCCATCGCTATCGCGGCCCTCGCTCTCGTAGCCGTCGTCTTCTTCGTGGTCCTTCGCCGGCGGACAAGCGCCGCGCAGTCTCGCGCGCTGGAGGACAAGTGA
- a CDS encoding fumarate hydratase, whose translation MDDIKYRDMLPVGPDKTEYRLVTTEGVETVEGPDGMTFLKVDESALELLAETAFHDINFYLRTAHLKQVEKILEDPEASPNDRFVAKTLLRNALIAAEGVLPMCQDTGTAIIKGERGQRVLTPGVDERALSRGVQNTYGKYNLRYSQNAPLTMYEEKNTGTNLPAQIELYADTAPGHENEYHFLFMSKGGGSANKSYLYQETKALLNPDSMMPFLEGKIRSLGTAACPPYHLAIVIGGTSAEYALKTAKYASAKYLDELPTHGGEEGYGFRDLELEEQVLELTRKIGIGAQFGGKYFCHDVRVVRLPRHGASLPVAIAVSCSADRQAKGKITPEGVFVEQLEFNPGQFYPAETDVEIGHGEGDDVVKIDLNQPMKDVLAELTKYPVKTRLSLTGTIIVARDIAHAKIQERLNRGEGMPQYLKDHPVYYAGPAKTPEGKPSGSFGPTTAGRMDPYVAPFQAEGGSMIMLAKGNRSQQVTDACKKYGGFYLGSIGGPAAQLAEDCIKHVELLEYPELGMEAVWKIEVEDFPAFIVVDDKGNDFFAGSQKVSVTIGKRPGL comes from the coding sequence ATGGACGATATCAAGTACAGGGACATGCTCCCGGTGGGGCCGGACAAGACCGAGTATCGGCTGGTGACCACCGAGGGTGTGGAGACGGTGGAAGGCCCAGACGGGATGACGTTTCTCAAGGTGGACGAGTCGGCACTGGAGCTGCTGGCCGAAACCGCCTTCCACGACATCAACTTCTACCTGCGTACCGCGCACCTAAAGCAGGTGGAGAAGATCCTTGAGGATCCGGAAGCTTCCCCCAATGACCGCTTCGTGGCCAAGACCCTCCTGCGCAACGCGCTCATCGCCGCCGAGGGCGTACTGCCGATGTGCCAGGATACGGGCACGGCGATCATCAAGGGTGAGCGTGGCCAGCGCGTGCTGACCCCCGGCGTCGACGAACGAGCACTCAGCCGCGGCGTGCAAAACACCTACGGCAAGTACAACCTTCGCTACTCCCAAAACGCGCCCCTGACCATGTACGAAGAGAAGAACACCGGCACGAATCTGCCCGCGCAGATCGAGCTGTATGCGGACACGGCGCCCGGGCACGAGAACGAATACCATTTCCTGTTCATGTCAAAGGGCGGGGGCTCGGCCAACAAGTCCTACCTCTACCAGGAGACGAAGGCGCTGCTGAACCCGGACTCGATGATGCCCTTCCTCGAGGGCAAGATCCGTTCGCTCGGCACCGCGGCCTGCCCGCCCTACCACCTCGCGATCGTGATCGGGGGAACGTCGGCGGAGTACGCGCTGAAGACGGCGAAGTACGCCTCCGCCAAGTATCTCGACGAGCTGCCCACCCACGGCGGCGAGGAGGGCTACGGCTTCCGCGACCTTGAGCTGGAGGAGCAGGTGCTCGAGCTGACCCGCAAGATCGGGATCGGCGCCCAGTTCGGTGGCAAGTACTTCTGCCACGACGTGCGGGTGGTCCGCCTCCCCCGCCACGGCGCCTCGCTGCCTGTGGCGATCGCGGTGTCCTGCTCCGCGGACCGGCAGGCCAAGGGCAAGATCACGCCCGAGGGCGTGTTCGTCGAGCAGCTCGAGTTCAACCCGGGCCAGTTCTACCCGGCCGAGACGGACGTGGAGATCGGCCACGGCGAGGGCGACGACGTGGTCAAGATCGACCTCAACCAGCCGATGAAGGACGTGCTCGCGGAGTTGACGAAGTACCCTGTCAAGACTCGCCTGTCGCTGACGGGCACGATCATCGTCGCCCGCGACATCGCCCACGCCAAGATCCAGGAGCGGCTCAACCGTGGCGAGGGCATGCCCCAGTACCTCAAGGATCACCCGGTCTACTACGCGGGGCCGGCCAAGACGCCGGAGGGCAAGCCGTCCGGTTCCTTCGGTCCGACGACGGCGGGACGCATGGACCCCTATGTTGCCCCCTTCCAGGCCGAGGGCGGGTCGATGATCATGCTGGCGAAGGGGAACCGCTCGCAGCAGGTGACGGACGCCTGCAAGAAGTACGGCGGCTTCTACCTCGGCTCGATCGGTGGCCCGGCGGCTCAGCTTGCCGAGGACTGCATCAAGCACGTTGAGCTGCTCGAATACCCCGAGCTGGGCATGGAGGCCGTGTGGAAGATCGAGGTCGAGGATTTCCCCGCCTTCATCGTGGTCGACGACAAAGGCAATGACTTCTTCGCTGGCTCCCAGAAGGTGTCGGTGACAATCGGTAAGCGCCCCGGACTGTAG